A single genomic interval of Rosistilla ulvae harbors:
- the panB gene encoding 3-methyl-2-oxobutanoate hydroxymethyltransferase — translation MSETTSPVTTQTLAKMAAKGERIAMLTAYDFPTARALDDAGIDVLLVGDSLAMVVQGHDTTLPVTLDQMIYHAEMVGRAARRALVVVDLPFPEGQLDLDRTLAAGARILKETRCRAVKLEGGSEQAHRIEALVTAGIPVMAHVGLRPQNIHIDGGYRVQRDADRLIADAQAAADAGAFSVLIECVPSDIAAQITAAVQVPTIGIGAGGDVDGQVLVTNDLIGFTSGYMPRFVKQYSDVRGQIVSAVQAYSKEVKSGAYPGPEHQF, via the coding sequence CCAAGGGAGAGCGGATCGCCATGCTGACCGCTTACGATTTTCCGACAGCGCGCGCTTTGGACGACGCGGGGATCGATGTCCTGCTGGTCGGCGATAGTTTGGCGATGGTCGTGCAGGGGCACGATACCACCCTGCCGGTGACGCTGGATCAGATGATCTATCACGCCGAAATGGTCGGCCGCGCGGCGCGGCGGGCTCTGGTGGTCGTCGATCTGCCCTTTCCCGAAGGCCAGCTGGATCTCGACCGCACGCTTGCTGCGGGAGCCCGGATTTTGAAGGAAACACGCTGTCGGGCGGTCAAGCTGGAAGGGGGAAGCGAGCAGGCCCATCGGATCGAAGCCTTGGTGACCGCTGGCATCCCCGTGATGGCCCACGTCGGCTTGCGGCCGCAGAACATCCATATCGATGGCGGATACCGCGTCCAACGCGATGCCGATCGGTTGATCGCCGATGCCCAAGCGGCTGCCGATGCGGGGGCGTTTTCGGTTCTGATCGAATGCGTGCCGAGCGACATCGCCGCTCAGATCACCGCGGCAGTCCAAGTTCCCACGATCGGAATCGGCGCCGGCGGAGATGTCGACGGCCAGGTTTTGGTCACGAACGATCTGATCGGATTCACCAGCGGATATATGCCGCGATTTGTCAAGCAATACAGCGACGTCCGCGGCCAGATCGTGTCGGCGGTGCAAGCTTATTCTAAAGAAGTGAAAAGCGGAGCCTATCCCGGCCCCGAACATCAATTTTGA